From Hippea alviniae EP5-r, the proteins below share one genomic window:
- the atpA gene encoding F0F1 ATP synthase subunit alpha, whose protein sequence is MQIKASEVSEVIKKEIENAKEFIDISETGTVLSVGDGIARVYGLTKVMANELVQFENGVMGMALNLEEDNVGVVVLGDDKDIKEGDKVKRTKRISQVPVGPALVGRVVNALGEPIDGKGPIESEHYRRIEIKAPGIVQRQSVKEPLQTGIKAIDAMIPIGRGQRELIIGDRQIGKTQIALDTIINQKDTDVYCIYVAIGQKRSTVARIWKQLEEAGAMEYTTIVAATASDPAPLQYIAPYAGVAMGEYFRDNGMHALIIYDDLTKHAQAYRQVSLLLRRPPGREAYPGDVFYLHSRLLERAAKLSDEMGGGSLTALPIIETQAGDVSAYIPTNVISITDGQIYLESDLFYAGIRPAVNAGISVSRVGGAAQIKAMKQVAGMLRLALAQYRELAAFAQFGSDLDKVTQQQLNRGARLTEILKQPPFAPLPVEKQILIIYAGNNGYLDDIAVEHVQKFEQELYKFVEAKYPDILPEIKEKKKIDDELKSKMDKALEEFKKVFKP, encoded by the coding sequence ATGCAGATTAAAGCCAGCGAAGTCAGTGAAGTCATAAAAAAAGAGATTGAAAACGCCAAAGAATTTATCGATATAAGCGAAACAGGAACAGTCTTAAGCGTAGGCGATGGAATCGCAAGGGTGTATGGCTTGACAAAGGTTATGGCAAACGAGCTTGTCCAGTTTGAAAACGGCGTCATGGGAATGGCTCTAAACTTAGAAGAAGACAATGTTGGTGTCGTTGTTCTTGGTGATGATAAGGACATCAAAGAAGGAGATAAGGTAAAAAGAACAAAAAGGATTTCCCAGGTTCCAGTAGGTCCTGCACTTGTTGGAAGAGTGGTAAATGCTTTGGGTGAACCAATAGATGGTAAAGGTCCTATCGAGAGTGAACACTACAGAAGAATCGAGATAAAAGCACCAGGTATCGTCCAGAGACAGTCGGTTAAAGAGCCGCTTCAGACGGGAATTAAAGCAATCGATGCAATGATTCCTATCGGCAGAGGCCAAAGAGAGCTCATAATCGGTGATAGGCAAATTGGTAAAACACAGATTGCATTAGATACAATAATAAACCAGAAAGATACGGATGTTTATTGTATCTACGTCGCAATAGGACAGAAAAGGTCAACAGTCGCAAGGATATGGAAACAGCTCGAAGAAGCAGGAGCAATGGAATACACAACAATCGTCGCAGCAACGGCATCCGACCCTGCACCACTTCAGTATATTGCACCTTATGCCGGCGTTGCAATGGGCGAATACTTCAGAGACAACGGTATGCACGCATTAATTATATACGACGACTTGACAAAACACGCACAGGCTTACAGGCAGGTTTCACTGCTCCTAAGAAGGCCACCAGGCAGAGAAGCATACCCAGGCGATGTTTTCTATCTGCACTCAAGACTGCTTGAAAGAGCCGCAAAACTATCCGATGAGATGGGCGGGGGTTCTTTAACGGCATTACCTATAATCGAAACACAGGCAGGCGATGTCTCCGCATACATCCCAACAAATGTTATCTCCATTACAGATGGTCAGATATACCTTGAAAGTGACTTATTCTATGCAGGTATCAGACCAGCTGTTAACGCTGGTATCTCAGTATCAAGGGTTGGTGGTGCAGCCCAAATCAAAGCAATGAAACAGGTTGCAGGAATGCTCAGGCTTGCTTTAGCCCAGTATAGGGAGCTTGCAGCATTTGCACAGTTCGGAAGTGATCTTGACAAGGTAACACAGCAACAGTTAAACAGAGGAGCAAGGCTAACAGAAATCCTAAAACAGCCACCATTTGCTCCATTGCCAGTTGAAAAACAGATATTGATAATCTATGCAGGAAACAATGGATATCTTGACGATATAGCTGTTGAACATGTTCAGAAGTTTGAGCAGGAGCTTTACAAGTTCGTTGAAGCTAAATACCCAGATATACTCCCAGAGATAAAAGAGAAGAAAAAGATTGACGACGAGCTGAAGAGTAAGATGGATAAAGCGTTAGAAGAGTTCAAAAAAGTCTTTAAACCTTAA
- the atpH gene encoding ATP synthase F1 subunit delta encodes MIDKKVSVRYARALLELCEEKNTDENEVLSTLNELSKILKENPKLFEYLAAYVVPFESKAKVIEGIVEGNLLVEFLKYVAKKGRFKLIFDIIELFEELVYDKQNRVKAFVKSAVELDDEIKEQLKEQLSKKLNKQIEFEFEVDKDLIGGIIVQVKDVVYDGSLKTYLTNLEQRLLKLSV; translated from the coding sequence ATGATAGATAAAAAGGTTTCTGTTAGATATGCAAGGGCTCTTCTTGAGTTGTGTGAAGAGAAAAACACAGACGAAAACGAAGTTCTAAGCACATTAAATGAACTCTCTAAAATTTTAAAAGAGAATCCTAAACTTTTTGAGTATTTGGCTGCGTATGTTGTCCCGTTTGAAAGTAAAGCAAAAGTTATAGAAGGGATAGTTGAAGGCAATTTGCTTGTTGAATTCCTAAAGTATGTTGCAAAAAAGGGAAGATTTAAACTTATCTTCGACATTATCGAACTATTCGAAGAGCTCGTGTATGACAAACAGAACAGGGTAAAAGCATTCGTCAAAAGCGCTGTTGAACTCGATGATGAGATAAAAGAACAATTAAAAGAGCAACTGTCAAAAAAACTCAACAAGCAGATAGAGTTTGAATTTGAAGTGGATAAGGATTTAATCGGCGGCATAATTGTTCAGGTTAAAGATGTCGTATATGACGGAAGCTTAAAAACATACTTAACAAACTTAGAACAGAGATTACTAAAACTTTCAGTTTAA
- a CDS encoding ATP synthase F0 subunit B: MVKLSKFLTVGLSIGLSISASVVYAAEEGNIEPHMMWRVIDFVVFCGLLFYLLKKPVANFFKSRKESIVEELEEAQRLKEEAEKLFEETQKKLKTLEDEIKNIIETFESMAENERQQILKEVERAIERIRASIEEEKTSLMSKAKLKLLTQMSKEAIENLRKRFENLSNEEHAKINEKFIRSLQQ, translated from the coding sequence ATGGTTAAACTATCAAAGTTTCTTACAGTTGGTTTGAGTATTGGTTTGAGCATATCTGCTTCGGTGGTCTATGCTGCGGAAGAAGGCAACATAGAACCACACATGATGTGGAGAGTTATTGATTTTGTTGTATTCTGCGGCTTATTGTTTTACTTACTTAAAAAACCTGTCGCAAACTTTTTTAAAAGCAGGAAAGAAAGTATAGTTGAAGAATTAGAAGAAGCTCAAAGATTAAAAGAAGAGGCAGAAAAACTATTCGAAGAGACTCAAAAAAAATTAAAAACACTTGAAGATGAGATTAAAAACATTATTGAGACATTTGAGTCCATGGCAGAGAACGAGAGACAGCAAATTCTCAAGGAAGTTGAAAGAGCTATAGAAAGGATAAGGGCATCTATAGAAGAAGAAAAAACATCATTAATGTCCAAAGCAAAGCTTAAACTCTTAACACAGATGAGTAAAGAGGCTATAGAGAACCTAAGAAAAAGGTTCGAAAATCTTTCTAACGAAGAGCATGCCAAAATCAATGAAAAGTTTATAAGGAGTCTGCAGCAATGA
- a CDS encoding ATP synthase F0 subunit B: MININHTLFMQMGAFLVLLFLLNIILYKPLLAKIRERFATIEELNEKAKKYQEEAAKNEEEYKKRILEAEQTAKQSYANKVSAALKEKEEKISEENKKALEEIRKFEEELNKNIEMELVSSKDYSIELANKIYKQLIG; the protein is encoded by the coding sequence ATGATAAATATTAATCACACCCTTTTCATGCAGATGGGTGCATTTTTGGTGCTACTGTTCCTTCTCAACATAATCCTATACAAACCATTATTAGCAAAAATCAGAGAGAGATTTGCAACAATCGAAGAGCTAAACGAGAAGGCCAAAAAATATCAAGAAGAAGCAGCAAAAAATGAAGAAGAGTACAAAAAGAGAATCCTTGAAGCTGAACAGACAGCAAAACAGAGCTATGCAAACAAAGTGTCTGCAGCGTTGAAAGAAAAAGAAGAGAAAATATCTGAAGAAAACAAGAAGGCATTGGAAGAGATAAGAAAATTCGAAGAAGAACTCAATAAAAATATCGAGATGGAACTTGTATCATCGAAGGATTACAGTATAGAGCTTGCAAACAAAATTTACAAACAACTCATAGGGTAG
- a CDS encoding universal stress protein, which translates to MNKYELVVIAKGSDVGHKAAEEAAIIARDKNIDTIHLLFVNDIDFYSGGGILHLKEELQKSLENIGDAIIRMLTETIKKHNSNVNVKKIELSGKTAEEILKFVNENDINILIIPKDKRGPIEKSLVGGEIEPFFDQIRKRTNLIVVQ; encoded by the coding sequence ATGAACAAATATGAGCTTGTCGTGATAGCTAAAGGTTCAGATGTAGGGCACAAAGCAGCAGAAGAAGCAGCTATAATAGCAAGGGATAAAAACATAGACACAATACACTTACTATTCGTAAATGATATAGACTTTTACTCAGGTGGAGGAATTCTGCATCTAAAAGAGGAATTACAAAAAAGCCTTGAAAACATAGGTGATGCAATCATAAGAATGCTAACAGAAACTATAAAAAAACACAATTCAAACGTAAATGTAAAAAAAATAGAATTATCTGGAAAAACAGCCGAAGAGATACTAAAATTCGTAAACGAAAATGATATAAACATACTAATAATACCAAAAGATAAAAGAGGACCAATAGAAAAATCCTTAGTAGGTGGAGAGATAGAGCCGTTTTTTGACCAGATAAGAAAAAGAACGAATCTGATTGTAGTGCAGTAG
- a CDS encoding SLC13 family permease → MPKKFLLLLFISIIFLMPFFEAHSATLRVGGIVLNEHRTPVEGVEISIIYNHKTIATTETTNKGTYFLETKIKNEINPKDVVIEFKKTTYKTIKKPIENILKSKLPDGSIIYISSVNETIPREITPAFWIALAVLIMTFALISFEVMHRTVAALLGASILLFISYTLGTFSENFFVLSFEEAVRAIDFNVILLLMSMMIIVGVMKKTGVFQWLAYKSYALSKGNVFKLSIILMFVTAVVSAFLDNVTTMLLIAPVSIEIALMLNINPLSLLIPEVIASNMGGTATLIGDPPNIMIGSFANLTFNQFLINLGDVIFIILIVNIFVMKFFFGKEYKKGKIENVNELLEKLKREYKITDKKLLNYCLFILGFVIALFVTHGFLHMEPSIAAMIGASMILVFSGVDIVEMMEHEVEWATLVFFMMLFIIVEASVQTGVIMMVATWVKDLAGNSLVLAIILIIWVSAIASAIVDNIPFTATMLPVVAYLTETIPHAGNTLWWALALGACLGGNGTLIGASANVVTAGISERAGYPITFKEFLKVGVPATVISVTIGMIWLLLGG, encoded by the coding sequence ATGCCCAAAAAGTTTTTATTGCTTCTTTTCATATCCATAATTTTCCTAATGCCTTTTTTTGAAGCACACTCTGCAACACTAAGGGTTGGCGGCATAGTCCTTAACGAGCACAGAACACCTGTAGAAGGCGTTGAAATATCCATTATTTATAATCACAAAACAATAGCAACGACCGAAACAACAAACAAAGGAACATATTTCTTAGAAACAAAAATAAAAAACGAAATAAACCCAAAAGATGTAGTCATAGAATTCAAAAAAACAACATACAAAACTATAAAAAAACCTATAGAGAACATATTAAAATCTAAACTGCCTGATGGCAGCATAATCTACATCTCATCAGTAAATGAAACAATACCCAGGGAAATAACGCCCGCATTCTGGATAGCTTTGGCAGTTCTAATAATGACATTTGCTCTTATATCCTTTGAAGTTATGCATAGGACTGTCGCAGCGTTGCTTGGCGCAAGTATTCTACTGTTTATCTCTTATACACTTGGAACATTCAGCGAGAATTTTTTTGTTCTTTCGTTTGAAGAGGCTGTAAGAGCCATAGACTTCAATGTTATACTGCTTTTGATGAGCATGATGATAATTGTTGGCGTAATGAAAAAAACAGGCGTATTCCAATGGCTTGCATACAAATCGTATGCATTAAGCAAAGGAAATGTGTTCAAGCTATCTATAATACTAATGTTTGTAACTGCTGTTGTGAGCGCATTTTTAGATAATGTAACCACGATGCTTTTAATAGCTCCTGTCTCTATTGAGATAGCACTGATGTTAAATATAAACCCATTGAGTTTACTTATACCTGAAGTTATAGCATCAAACATGGGCGGAACTGCGACTTTAATAGGTGACCCACCAAACATTATGATAGGTTCGTTTGCAAATTTAACATTCAATCAATTTCTCATAAACTTGGGAGATGTAATATTCATAATTCTGATAGTCAATATATTTGTTATGAAATTTTTCTTTGGAAAGGAATACAAAAAAGGGAAAATAGAAAATGTTAACGAGTTACTTGAAAAGCTAAAAAGAGAATACAAAATTACAGATAAAAAATTACTCAATTACTGTTTATTCATATTAGGATTCGTCATAGCCTTATTCGTAACTCATGGATTTTTGCACATGGAACCATCGATTGCGGCCATGATAGGTGCGTCTATGATTTTAGTTTTTAGTGGTGTTGACATAGTCGAAATGATGGAGCATGAAGTAGAATGGGCTACTTTGGTATTCTTCATGATGCTGTTCATAATTGTTGAAGCAAGCGTTCAAACTGGGGTTATAATGATGGTAGCAACATGGGTAAAAGATTTAGCAGGAAACAGTTTAGTTCTTGCCATAATTTTAATCATATGGGTGAGTGCTATAGCCTCAGCTATAGTTGACAACATACCATTTACAGCAACAATGCTGCCTGTTGTGGCATACTTAACAGAAACCATACCACATGCAGGCAACACTTTGTGGTGGGCTTTGGCACTCGGTGCATGTCTTGGTGGAAACGGAACATTAATAGGCGCAAGTGCTAATGTTGTAACCGCTGGAATATCAGAAAGAGCGGGTTATCCAATAACATTTAAAGAGTTTCTAAAGGTTGGAGTCCCGGCAACGGTTATATCCGTAACGATAGGAATGATTTGGTTATTACTTGGAGGATAA
- a CDS encoding ParB/RepB/Spo0J family partition protein — MPKKGGLGKGLEAIFGEIENIENEERIINIAIDLIEKNPYQPRETFDDKSIEELTESIKEKGIIQPIIVREKEDKYQIVAGERRFIAAKRAGLTSIPAIVKNFTDKEAAEIALIENIQRKDLNPVEEALAYKRLMENFGYTQEEVARKVGKDRATIANSLRLLKLPEEILNMLKKGEISQGHARAILALKDENSQKELAKKIRDKKLTVREAEREVYQNQQIEELKKLEEKLKNAINTPLKIKIRDGKYSLEIKFDNIDKLNEFIGRL; from the coding sequence ATGCCTAAGAAAGGTGGCCTTGGCAAAGGACTTGAAGCCATATTTGGCGAGATAGAAAACATAGAAAACGAAGAGAGAATAATAAACATAGCTATAGACTTGATAGAGAAAAACCCGTATCAGCCAAGAGAAACATTTGACGATAAATCTATTGAAGAGCTAACAGAATCAATAAAAGAAAAAGGTATCATTCAACCAATTATCGTAAGAGAGAAGGAAGATAAATACCAGATTGTTGCGGGTGAAAGAAGATTTATAGCCGCAAAAAGGGCAGGGCTCACATCAATACCTGCAATCGTAAAAAACTTTACAGATAAAGAAGCAGCAGAAATAGCCCTAATAGAAAACATACAGAGAAAAGACTTAAATCCAGTAGAAGAAGCTTTAGCTTACAAGCGATTAATGGAAAACTTCGGATACACACAAGAAGAAGTTGCAAGAAAGGTTGGCAAAGACAGGGCAACCATAGCAAACAGCCTAAGGCTACTCAAACTTCCAGAAGAGATTCTAAATATGCTCAAAAAGGGTGAAATAAGTCAAGGCCATGCAAGGGCAATTCTGGCTTTGAAAGATGAAAATAGCCAAAAAGAGCTTGCAAAAAAGATAAGGGATAAAAAATTAACCGTTAGAGAAGCAGAAAGAGAAGTTTATCAAAACCAGCAGATAGAAGAGTTGAAAAAGTTAGAAGAAAAACTAAAAAACGCAATAAACACTCCACTAAAAATAAAGATAAGGGATGGTAAATACTCCCTTGAGATAAAGTTTGACAATATAGATAAATTAAACGAATTTATTGGGAGGCTTTAA
- a CDS encoding AAA family ATPase: MKVIAITNQKGGVGKTTTAINLGASLAVFGKKVLIIDIDPQANATSGLGAEKDICIYHALIGKRTLKSLIIPTEMENLFIIPSNMSLIGAEVELKDVKDKERILRKLIKTQLNDKFDYVLIDCPPSLGFLTINALVASDSVLVPVQCEYFAMEGLAQLLHTINLIKRTFNPSLKLEGILLTMHDKRNNLSKQVEMELKRHFPKQIFKTLIPRNVRLSEAPSFGKSAITYDIKCPGSQSYLSLAKEVLKYA, from the coding sequence ATGAAGGTAATCGCCATAACTAACCAGAAGGGCGGTGTGGGTAAAACCACAACAGCCATAAATCTTGGCGCATCTTTGGCTGTTTTTGGCAAAAAGGTTTTAATCATCGACATAGACCCACAAGCAAATGCGACAAGCGGACTTGGAGCAGAGAAAGACATCTGCATCTACCACGCCTTGATAGGCAAAAGAACACTCAAATCACTCATAATACCCACAGAGATGGAAAATCTGTTTATTATACCATCTAACATGTCGTTAATCGGTGCAGAAGTCGAATTAAAAGATGTAAAAGATAAAGAGAGAATTCTAAGAAAACTCATAAAAACACAGCTAAACGATAAGTTTGATTATGTTTTAATAGACTGTCCACCATCTTTAGGTTTTTTAACGATAAATGCATTGGTTGCTTCGGATTCTGTGCTTGTGCCTGTTCAGTGTGAATACTTTGCTATGGAAGGTTTGGCTCAACTACTTCACACTATCAATCTTATAAAACGCACATTCAATCCATCGCTGAAGCTTGAAGGCATACTCCTAACCATGCACGACAAACGCAACAATCTATCAAAACAGGTTGAGATGGAGCTCAAAAGACACTTTCCAAAACAGATATTCAAAACACTTATCCCAAGAAATGTAAGACTCTCAGAAGCGCCAAGCTTTGGCAAAAGTGCGATAACTTACGATATAAAATGCCCAGGAAGTCAAAGCTATCTATCCTTAGCCAAAGAGGTTCTAAAATATGCCTAA
- the murG gene encoding undecaprenyldiphospho-muramoylpentapeptide beta-N-acetylglucosaminyltransferase — protein sequence MKNVVLTGGGTGGHLFAALTFAEYIKKKGFKPIIIGSQYGIEREILKRYPFEYYLLSSKGIAGKNIKEKLKGVVFTSKAFISSYKLIKIIEPIFCIGFGGYVSLPVMLSAVMLRKKTAILEQNSIPGKTNKILNRLVDITFVNFPITAQYLKNAITVGNPTRIKFKGTKRETKDKITIGVIGGSRGARSINNAMIELSKYELNIDVVHQTGKDDFKRVKEAYKESKKSWQVFEFIDDMESFYSSIDFIICRAGASTLSEIACAGLGSLLIPYPYAIYNHQYYNAKYFKDNDAAEIILDKDLSGKKIYSFISFLTAEKIEQMSENAKKLCEKDSCEKMLKILESGL from the coding sequence ATGAAAAATGTCGTTTTAACAGGTGGTGGAACAGGCGGTCATCTCTTTGCGGCTTTAACCTTTGCAGAATACATAAAGAAAAAGGGTTTCAAACCAATAATCATCGGTTCACAATACGGAATAGAAAGAGAAATTTTAAAAAGATATCCATTTGAGTATTACCTTCTCTCTTCGAAGGGTATAGCAGGTAAAAATATCAAAGAGAAACTTAAAGGAGTAGTATTTACATCTAAAGCTTTTATCTCCTCATATAAACTCATAAAAATAATAGAGCCGATTTTTTGTATTGGTTTTGGTGGCTATGTAAGCCTGCCCGTTATGTTGTCTGCTGTTATGTTAAGAAAAAAAACAGCAATACTTGAGCAAAACTCAATACCGGGCAAAACAAACAAGATACTAAACAGGCTTGTTGATATAACATTTGTGAATTTTCCTATAACAGCACAATACCTAAAAAACGCAATTACAGTAGGAAATCCAACAAGAATAAAATTTAAAGGAACAAAAAGAGAGACAAAAGACAAGATAACAATCGGTGTAATTGGTGGCAGTAGAGGCGCAAGAAGCATCAACAATGCTATGATTGAACTCTCAAAATACGAACTAAACATAGATGTTGTGCACCAAACAGGCAAAGATGACTTTAAAAGGGTTAAAGAAGCCTATAAAGAGAGTAAAAAATCGTGGCAGGTGTTTGAGTTTATCGATGATATGGAATCTTTTTATTCATCAATAGATTTTATCATCTGTAGAGCGGGTGCAAGCACTTTGAGTGAGATAGCATGTGCAGGGTTAGGAAGCCTTCTAATTCCATATCCTTATGCTATTTATAACCACCAGTATTACAACGCAAAATACTTCAAAGACAACGATGCAGCAGAAATTATCTTGGATAAAGATTTGAGTGGAAAAAAAATTTATTCTTTTATATCATTCTTGACAGCAGAAAAAATTGAACAGATGTCTGAGAATGCTAAAAAGTTGTGCGAAAAGGACAGTTGCGAGAAAATGCTTAAGATACTGGAATCAGGATTATGA
- a CDS encoding AAA family ATPase encodes MLKRIEIENFLTIEKAIIEPDEKITAIVGESGSGKSLILKTIESLFSSKTDTSFIGNFSSASKISLLFELNNKQKKELEEFGITDDEIVITKIIKKGKAKSYINHEPINQKILPEIKNILIDLVSQDYRFELFSNRMLLEILDRLVDKKILENFKKSYREFEALKKEKENIQDEINRINQEHPEILLEAIEKTNPQRDEYEELLNLSKQAKTNALSKETASFGISVLFEGENSVESILSSLLAKLEKLNEKGVKLESLNLISEALDKINLTRDEFYEILNKTFEQEEIDKINRRLFELEKLQRQFGLNINQIIKKREELKKLLKKKAKLENKLNTTEDKINRLFDKLKKEAEELTRRRAESALLIQEKIKEELKKLKLERSIVKVNIEEKSIDQTGKDRVVIEFTANPDLNAQPLEKVASGGEKSRFILALKKALTSIANTNETVFFDEIETGLSNTVLKSVLESIKDYSNTSQIILITHNLEVKELADKIYTVNKIFENNRTKSVIK; translated from the coding sequence GTGCTAAAGAGAATAGAGATAGAAAACTTTTTAACCATAGAGAAGGCAATAATTGAGCCTGATGAGAAGATAACCGCCATTGTTGGTGAGTCTGGAAGTGGAAAATCACTAATCTTAAAAACCATAGAAAGTCTGTTCTCTTCAAAAACAGACACAAGCTTTATTGGCAATTTCTCTTCTGCTTCAAAGATTAGCCTTCTGTTTGAGTTAAACAACAAACAAAAGAAGGAACTTGAAGAGTTTGGCATAACAGACGATGAGATAGTGATAACAAAAATAATAAAGAAGGGTAAGGCAAAATCGTATATAAACCACGAGCCGATAAATCAGAAAATCTTGCCAGAGATAAAAAACATATTGATAGATTTGGTATCGCAGGATTACAGGTTTGAGTTGTTTTCAAATAGAATGCTCCTTGAGATATTGGATAGGCTGGTTGATAAAAAGATTTTAGAAAACTTCAAAAAGAGCTATAGAGAGTTTGAAGCTTTAAAAAAGGAAAAAGAGAATATTCAAGACGAGATTAACAGGATAAATCAAGAGCATCCAGAGATACTGCTTGAAGCAATAGAGAAAACAAATCCACAAAGAGACGAATACGAAGAACTGTTAAACCTATCAAAACAGGCAAAAACGAATGCTTTATCAAAAGAGACAGCTTCCTTTGGCATATCTGTGCTGTTTGAAGGAGAAAATAGCGTTGAGTCAATCCTAAGCTCACTTTTAGCAAAGCTTGAAAAATTAAACGAAAAAGGAGTGAAACTTGAAAGTTTAAATCTAATAAGTGAAGCATTAGACAAGATAAACCTTACAAGGGACGAATTTTACGAGATATTAAACAAGACATTTGAGCAGGAAGAGATTGACAAGATAAACAGAAGACTATTTGAACTTGAAAAACTGCAAAGGCAATTTGGTTTAAATATAAACCAGATAATAAAAAAAAGAGAAGAGTTAAAAAAACTCCTTAAGAAAAAGGCAAAGTTAGAGAATAAATTAAACACAACAGAAGACAAGATAAACAGACTGTTTGATAAATTAAAAAAAGAAGCAGAAGAACTAACAAGAAGAAGAGCTGAATCTGCGCTGTTAATTCAAGAAAAAATAAAAGAAGAGCTAAAAAAGCTCAAGCTTGAAAGAAGCATAGTAAAGGTAAATATTGAAGAGAAGAGCATTGACCAAACAGGCAAAGATAGAGTAGTAATCGAATTTACTGCAAATCCAGACCTAAACGCTCAACCACTTGAAAAGGTAGCATCTGGCGGTGAGAAGTCCCGCTTTATACTTGCACTAAAGAAGGCTCTAACTTCTATCGCCAATACAAATGAGACGGTGTTTTTCGATGAGATAGAGACGGGCTTAAGCAATACAGTTTTAAAAAGCGTCCTTGAAAGCATAAAGGATTACTCCAACACTTCACAGATAATTCTTATAACCCATAACTTAGAAGTTAAAGAGCTCGCAGACAAAATATACACAGTGAACAAAATCTTTGAAAACAACCGAACAAAAAGCGTGATAAAATGA
- a CDS encoding NAD(+)/NADH kinase, whose translation MFKKIGIIAKTKVENINIIIKELLDYFSKLNIEVILGKEAANSIGKVGIERDKLASFVDLIVVLGGDGTFISAARSVNESKKEIPILGVNLGRMGFLTEVPLSRIYEVLNEIFIKNNYQIEERMMLDVEITNSDKTICKKTVFNDAVVSKGALARIVPIRVNAKINDKDYHVAVYHADGLIISTPSGSTAYNLAAGGPIVYPTMDCIIITPICPHTLSNRPLVVPENSKLTVSIDEEIEDVIATLDGQIGYEISPQHRINIEKSTRKIKILTLKDKNYFDVLRTKLNWEERKVRTLKC comes from the coding sequence ATGTTTAAAAAAATAGGAATAATAGCAAAAACGAAGGTCGAGAATATTAACATAATCATAAAGGAGCTTTTGGATTATTTCTCAAAGCTAAACATAGAAGTTATCTTAGGCAAAGAAGCAGCAAACTCCATAGGTAAGGTTGGAATAGAAAGGGACAAATTAGCATCATTTGTTGATTTAATTGTTGTGCTTGGCGGCGATGGAACATTCATATCTGCCGCAAGAAGCGTAAACGAATCAAAAAAAGAGATACCCATATTAGGAGTAAATTTAGGCAGAATGGGATTTTTAACCGAAGTGCCTTTATCAAGGATATATGAAGTCCTAAATGAGATTTTTATAAAAAATAACTATCAAATAGAAGAGAGAATGATGTTGGATGTTGAAATAACAAATAGTGATAAAACGATATGCAAAAAAACCGTATTCAACGATGCCGTAGTAAGCAAAGGTGCGTTGGCAAGAATAGTACCCATCAGAGTAAATGCTAAAATAAACGACAAAGATTACCATGTTGCCGTATATCATGCAGACGGCTTAATAATCTCCACTCCATCAGGCTCAACAGCTTACAATCTTGCAGCTGGTGGTCCTATTGTTTATCCAACAATGGATTGCATTATTATAACTCCTATATGTCCACATACACTTTCAAACAGACCATTAGTTGTTCCAGAAAACTCAAAATTAACCGTATCAATTGATGAAGAGATAGAAGATGTCATTGCAACACTTGATGGTCAGATAGGTTATGAGATATCGCCACAACACAGAATAAACATAGAAAAATCAACAAGAAAGATAAAGATATTGACACTGAAAGATAAAAACTATTTTGATGTCTTAAGAACAAAGCTAAACTGGGAAGAGAGAAAAGTAAGAACCCTAAAGTGCTAA